The following are encoded in a window of Eschrichtius robustus isolate mEscRob2 chromosome 1, mEscRob2.pri, whole genome shotgun sequence genomic DNA:
- the DUOXA1 gene encoding dual oxidase maturation factor 1: protein MAAFGHTFPSYAGPKSNFPMVTTLAVIIAIFLTSLVTFIIILPGIRGKMRLFWILRAVTSLFIGAVILAVNFSSGWSVGQVSTNTSNKAFSSEWISTAVGLQIGLGGVNITLTGTPVQQLNETGDYNKEFTWRLGENHAEEYAKALEKRLPDPVLYLAEKFTLHGPRGLHGQYHLAGHYTSGTLWVAFLCWLLADVMLSMPVLVYGGHMLLATGVFQLLGLLFFSTAMSLTLPCPLRLGTATLPTHRGPAFWITLTTGLLCVLLGLAMVVAHRLQAFFSQTVGEDPVLEWDPEGGGLLSPRYGSTAGSPEPQDIPRSEASSEVPCEESDCALESSSLWWPPGLPIWLQTSLGTPQNPTRTA from the exons ATGGCTGCTTTTGGACACACATTCCCCTCCTACGCTGGCCCCAAGTCGAACTTCCCAATGGTCACCACCTTGGCCGTCATCATCGccatctttctgacttcactggtCACCTTCATCATCATCCTGCCAGGCATTCGGGGCAAAATG AGGCTGTTCTGGATCCTGCGAGCGGTGACCAGCTTATTCATTGGAGCTGTGATCCTGG CTGTGAATTTCAGCTCTGGGTGGTCTGTGGGCCAGGTCAGCACCAACACATCAAACAAGGCCTTCAGTTCCGAATGGATCAGCACCGCTGTTGGGCTGCAGATTGGGCTGGGAGGAGTCAACATCACGCTCACAG GGACCCCAGTGCAGCAGCTGAACGAGACCGGCGATTACAACAAGGAGTTCACCTGGCGCCTGGGGGAGAACCACGCCGAGGAGTATGCAAAGGCACTGGAGAAGAGGCTGCCAGACCCCGTGCTCTACCTGGCCGAGAAGTTCACCCTACACGGCCCACGTGGCCTGCATGGCCAGTACCACCTGGCGGGACACTACACCTCGGGCACACTGTG GGTGGCATTCCTCTGCTGGCTGCTGGCCGATGTGATGCTCTCCATGCCTGTGCTGGTCTACGGTGGCCACATGCTGCTGGCCACGGGTGTCTTCCAGCTGTTGGGACTGCTCTTCTTCTCCACAGCCATGTCActcaccctgccctgccccctacGCCTCGGCACTGCCACACTGCCCACTCACCGTGGGCCTGCCTTCTGGATCACATTGACCACAG GACTGCTCTGTGTGCTGCTGGGCCTGGCCATGGTGGTGGCCCACAGGCTGCAGGCTTTCTTCAGCCAGACTGTGGGAGAGGACCCTGTCCTGGAGTGGGATCCTGAGGGAGGGGGACTCCTGAGCCCTCGCTACGGGTCCACAGCTGGGAGTCCCGAGCCCCAGGACATTCCTCGGTCAGAGGCTTCCTCTGAGGTGCCCTGTGAGGAGTCTGACTGTGCCCTGGAAAGTTCATCTCTCTGGTGGCCACCCGGACTTCCAATCTGGCTCCAGACTTCACTGGGAACCCCCCAAAACCCCACCAGAACTGCCTGA